DNA sequence from the Anaerolineae bacterium genome:
ATATTCATCCGCCTCTTTACTATGCCCTCCTCCATGGCTGGATAGGGCTTGTGGGAGCTTCGCCTGTAGCTCTCAGGCTTCTATCGGTACTGGTTGGAACCCTCACAGTACCCCTTTTCTATTTCTTTTCGCGGCTCCTTACAGGGGAGAAAACAGCCCTCGTCGCCGCGTTGCTTCTGGCTATTTCCCCTTTCCATGTCTACTACTCCCAGGAAATCCGAATGTATGGACTCGTAACCTTACTGGGGCTCGGAGCTACCGCATCTTTGTTCCTGGTCTTGAAAGGAAAGTATGCCCTGACTCCTGCTTATGCCCTTTTATGTGCGCTGGCTCTCTACACCCAGTATTACGCCGTTTTCGTCCTAATGGCTCATATGGCCATAATCTTCGGTTTCTGGCTGAAGGATAGAACCTGGCCCTGGAGGGCGTTCCTGGCTTTGCTTGGCGCCTCCTTCCTCTACCTGCCCTGGGCGTTCTACGCCGGAGAAAGGCTTTACTTCTATGTGCATGGGAAAAAGGCTATAGAACAGTATTTGCCTCTATCCCTTCACTACTTCCTGGCCCGACATCTGGCAGCCTTTGGGATGGGGCACATGCCCCCTCAGCTTTCACCCTTTTTCTGGGCGGGCGGAGCTATCCTTTCGGCTCTTGTGTTTAAAGGGGTCTGGTCTCTCAGGGGCAATCCTTCGGCCCTTTTCCCACTTCTTTCCTACCTTCTGGTGCCCCTGTTGGGAGGTTTCGTGGTTAATCTCTTCTATCCATTTCATCCCCCTTACTTTGAGCGAATTTTCCTCATATCCCTTCCCCCCTATCTTCTGCTTTTAGGAGCTGGCCTCTGCGCTTCTGGGGTTAAAATTTCATTGGGCCCGACGGCGGCTCTGATGTTGGCTTCCCTTGTCAGTTTTTACTTAACCCCCCGCTATTCCCATGAAGATTACCGTCCGTTGGCCCGAACAGTGAGTGTCTTTTCCTCCCCTGATGATGTTCTTCTCTGCGTTTATCCCTGGCAAATCGGCTACTTTCTTAGCTATTGCCCTGAGCTTTGTCCGAAACCGATGCTGGTGAGTTCCCCTGAGTGGGGAGAAAAGGTGAGAAATCAGATAGAGGGTTTGTGGCGAGAAGGAAGGAAAATCTGGTTCCCTGCCTATCAGGCCAAAGGGGCGATCCTTGAAGGTCAGGTGGAAAGTTATGCTTTGGCGCAGGCTTTTATGGGGGTAAACAGGTGGTTTGGCTCTACAAGGTTACTGCTCTTTGCCCCGCCGGTCTCATATGCCTTTCAACCGGTGAAAGTTCGGTTCGGGCATAGGCTGGAGCTTGCAGGTTTAGCTTTGGTGGATAGGGAAGCGGAGGCCTCCCCCGGGGCTGTGAGGGTTGCGCTGCAGTGGGATAAGGTAGGGCAGGCTAACTTAGCCCTTCAATTGCGGCTGAGCGATTCTATCGGCCGAACCTGGGCTCAACAGGATTTTCCCCTTACCCTTTCAGACCGCTACGCTTTTCTTATCCCTGCCGGAACCCCACCGGGTAAATACGAAATCCGCCTTAAGGTTTACGAACCATTAACGGGAAAATCCCTGGACGCTTTTGATGGTCAGCCTCCCGAGCCCGAACCAGAGTTCTCCCTGGGTTCTGTTATAGTTAAGCCCCCATCTTTAACAGTCCCGGAAAGAAAGCTGGAAATGGCCGTTAGCCTCGGCGAAGAGCTCGGAGGGGAAGTTCGCCTCCTCGGTTACTCCATAAATTCCCGCAATTTATCCACCGGGGATGCCCTTCACCTCTCGCTGTTCTGGCAATCCCTGAAGGACCAGACTACCGATTATGTGGTTTTCGCTCAGCTTCAGGACGATAACAGGCGAATGCTGGCAGGAGCCGAGTCACCGCCTCTCTATCCCACTTCCCTCTGGAGCAAGGGCCTTTTGGTTCGGGATCTTCACACGATTGTGATTCCGGCCACGCTGAAGCCTGGAGTTTACAATCTCGTGGCTGGAATGTATAACCCCGCGGATGGCTCTCGCCTCGTTACCCCCGGTGGGGAAAATCAGGTGCTTATCACGAAGGTCAAAGTCAAGGGCAGACCTCACAGTTTTGAAAAACCATCCCCTGCCTTTAAGGCAGAAGCGACTTTTGGTTCTTTGGCAGAGCTTGAGGGGTATGATCTTGAGGCTTTAGCCCCCGATGGTGCGAGGTTTGTCCCGGAAGAGGGGATTTTAAGAGCAAAAGGGGGATGGGAGGTTCGCCTCACCCTTTACTGGCATCCCAT
Encoded proteins:
- a CDS encoding glycosyltransferase family 39 protein, encoding MGHKKRWSIILIMLLAFALRTLRLDFQPLWWDEGYSVYFASMNLQEMMEATSLDIHPPLYYALLHGWIGLVGASPVALRLLSVLVGTLTVPLFYFFSRLLTGEKTALVAALLLAISPFHVYYSQEIRMYGLVTLLGLGATASLFLVLKGKYALTPAYALLCALALYTQYYAVFVLMAHMAIIFGFWLKDRTWPWRAFLALLGASFLYLPWAFYAGERLYFYVHGKKAIEQYLPLSLHYFLARHLAAFGMGHMPPQLSPFFWAGGAILSALVFKGVWSLRGNPSALFPLLSYLLVPLLGGFVVNLFYPFHPPYFERIFLISLPPYLLLLGAGLCASGVKISLGPTAALMLASLVSFYLTPRYSHEDYRPLARTVSVFSSPDDVLLCVYPWQIGYFLSYCPELCPKPMLVSSPEWGEKVRNQIEGLWREGRKIWFPAYQAKGAILEGQVESYALAQAFMGVNRWFGSTRLLLFAPPVSYAFQPVKVRFGHRLELAGLALVDREAEASPGAVRVALQWDKVGQANLALQLRLSDSIGRTWAQQDFPLTLSDRYAFLIPAGTPPGKYEIRLKVYEPLTGKSLDAFDGQPPEPEPEFSLGSVIVKPPSLTVPERKLEMAVSLGEELGGEVRLLGYSINSRNLSTGDALHLSLFWQSLKDQTTDYVVFAQLQDDNRRMLAGAESPPLYPTSLWSKGLLVRDLHTIVIPATLKPGVYNLVAGMYNPADGSRLVTPGGENQVLITKVKVKGRPHSFEKPSPAFKAEATFGSLAELEGYDLEALAPDGARFVPEEGILRAKGGWEVRLTLYWHPIGTTDKFYSVFVHLVDERGQDVAFGDAPPAGGQNPTTSWIPGEYITDPHSLKIPEGLPPGTYYLQVGFYLPPYGPRIPLSGGGDSLTLPGVKLILEGE